One genomic segment of Pirellulales bacterium includes these proteins:
- a CDS encoding chitinase, translated as MCAFSICTLSSARAEWPAHVFAPYMYLGSGDHFKLTDCDDACGLKYYTLAFIIADKENNPAWDGRTPLETNLYADQINAIRQRGGDVIVSFGGEAGKDLALVEPAVEKLQDKYQSVIDRYKFTWLDFDIEGKQLEDDQANQHRNTALAALQAKNPGLMVSYTLPVDPNGISKHSQQLLTDAKAKGLNVKSANVMTMYFGPRFTKDKKLSDVCIASVLKAHEQCQQIEPAIQIGITPMIGKGGDKGLEVFTVDDAKAVRDWASEHPWVCSLSFWSVNRDSGKPSKEGTGNMASGMEQQPFDYSKAFNTFTSK; from the coding sequence ATGTGTGCTTTTTCAATCTGCACACTGAGTTCCGCTCGAGCCGAGTGGCCCGCCCACGTGTTTGCGCCCTACATGTACTTGGGCTCAGGAGATCACTTCAAGTTGACCGATTGCGACGATGCCTGCGGGCTAAAGTATTACACGTTAGCGTTTATTATTGCGGACAAAGAGAACAATCCGGCCTGGGACGGCCGCACTCCGCTGGAAACGAACTTGTATGCCGATCAAATCAATGCCATCCGCCAGCGCGGCGGCGACGTGATTGTGTCGTTCGGCGGCGAGGCGGGCAAAGATTTGGCCCTGGTGGAGCCCGCTGTGGAAAAGCTGCAAGACAAGTATCAATCGGTGATCGATCGGTACAAATTCACCTGGCTCGATTTCGACATCGAAGGCAAGCAACTTGAAGATGACCAAGCTAATCAGCACCGTAACACTGCGCTGGCGGCACTGCAGGCGAAAAACCCGGGCCTGATGGTTTCTTACACGTTGCCGGTCGATCCCAATGGCATTTCAAAACATTCGCAACAACTTTTGACCGACGCCAAGGCGAAAGGATTGAATGTAAAATCGGCGAACGTAATGACCATGTATTTTGGTCCGCGGTTTACCAAGGACAAAAAGCTTAGCGATGTGTGCATTGCTAGTGTGCTAAAAGCGCACGAGCAGTGCCAACAAATCGAACCGGCAATTCAAATTGGCATCACGCCTATGATTGGCAAAGGGGGTGACAAAGGGTTGGAAGTGTTCACCGTCGACGATGCCAAGGCCGTAAGAGATTGGGCCAGCGAGCATCCTTGGGTGTGCAGTTTGTCGTTCTGGTCGGTCAACCGCGATAGCGGCAAGCCTAGCAAAGAGGGGACCGGCAACATGGCCAGCGGTATGGAGCAGCAGCCGTTCGATTATTCCAAGGCGTTCAATACATTCACGTCGAAATGA
- a CDS encoding DUF5009 domain-containing protein translates to MASIFSAMGNNAAPAIAVPQRVQSVDALRGLVMFTMIFVNDLAGAGKVVPDWMVHFSDRHHGGSGMTFVDLVFPAFLFIVGMSIPIALSGRLAKGEPVWKLLLHVIVRTVSLLIIGILMVNGESHPSAKEMGLSKNTWTMLMFASALLAFCSISPPSRSAAGTIAKTFCRGLTLFLRALGAAGLIWAACVYRNGKGTRIISLEPFSIHSSWYGILGLIGWSYLVAAIVFLIFRTNRTAILGCVFLLLCLFAADQKGAFEGFWLSRVVGIGDDLGSLASISTAGVLLGTLLLTPETDTNAARSRFTLLFIAGFVVAAMLVTPLWGISKNNATPAWCLWASAITAALWLLFYFIADVWRVRFITKPLSIAGQNVLLAYLLSEMQESVFNLLGWDDWYEGLAGPHLANAIGRSVGCAVFILCLTALLNRIGFRLKL, encoded by the coding sequence ATGGCCTCAATATTTTCGGCAATGGGCAATAATGCTGCGCCGGCAATAGCCGTACCGCAGAGGGTGCAATCGGTCGATGCGCTGCGCGGCTTGGTAATGTTCACGATGATTTTCGTGAACGATCTGGCCGGCGCCGGGAAGGTCGTGCCCGACTGGATGGTGCATTTTAGCGACCGTCATCATGGCGGCAGTGGGATGACGTTTGTCGATTTGGTGTTTCCCGCGTTTCTGTTCATCGTAGGGATGTCGATTCCGATTGCCCTATCGGGCCGCTTGGCGAAAGGCGAACCGGTTTGGAAGCTGTTACTGCATGTGATAGTTCGCACGGTGTCGCTGTTAATCATAGGGATTTTGATGGTCAACGGCGAATCACATCCCAGCGCCAAAGAAATGGGCCTGTCGAAAAACACTTGGACGATGTTGATGTTTGCTTCGGCGCTGCTGGCGTTTTGTTCCATTTCGCCACCCAGCAGAAGCGCAGCGGGCACAATCGCCAAAACTTTTTGTCGCGGCCTGACGCTGTTTCTTCGCGCACTGGGCGCGGCAGGCTTGATTTGGGCGGCCTGCGTGTATCGCAATGGCAAGGGAACGCGGATCATTTCGCTGGAGCCGTTTTCCATTCATTCCAGTTGGTACGGAATACTGGGGTTGATCGGCTGGTCGTATTTGGTGGCAGCGATTGTATTTCTCATCTTCCGCACGAATCGAACGGCGATTTTGGGCTGCGTTTTTCTGCTGCTATGCCTGTTTGCAGCGGATCAAAAGGGAGCATTCGAAGGCTTTTGGCTCAGCCGTGTTGTGGGGATCGGTGATGACTTGGGCTCGCTGGCTTCCATTTCTACGGCCGGAGTGCTGTTGGGCACGCTACTGCTGACGCCCGAAACCGACACCAACGCTGCGCGCAGTCGATTTACGTTATTGTTTATTGCCGGCTTCGTCGTCGCGGCAATGCTAGTTACGCCGCTTTGGGGAATTAGCAAAAACAATGCCACGCCTGCCTGGTGCTTATGGGCCAGCGCCATCACGGCGGCTCTGTGGTTGTTGTTTTACTTCATCGCCGATGTGTGGCGGGTGCGGTTTATTACCAAACCGCTGTCAATCGCCGGCCAAAATGTGCTGCTGGCGTATTTGCTGAGCGAAATGCAGGAATCGGTTTTTAATCTCTTAGGCTGGGATGATTGGTACGAGGGACTGGCTGGGCCGCATTTGGCCAATGCCATTGGTCGGTCGGTGGGTTGCGCGGTCTTCATTTTGTGCCTTACCGCGCTGTTGAATCGCATCGGATTCCGTTTGAAACTATAA
- a CDS encoding DUF5696 domain-containing protein: MLQLAAGLFGHLSVVLCLSMSAWADDAQPPLAGVDNTAQAPAANSAGAAAKAPTQEEMFQSQDQHVKPKMEVDASGLTPQQISAKKFPRSEWGAPEVAVAHEADNWILKGKKRTVTLNAKNLAMEISAGANVWKMLPSRAADLLIKVQGVADALHLADAENIDIVPYDTGFKTGVKIILSNWKGTHGPVDLKLYCTVALEGADEELVCEVAADEQQAKIWQLDWPGALDGSEVDFTVLSNGRGALLPRNWPKPYFPIRATNPDGTIKPSDTSEVQSNVIESWSMSWWGFQKGPAAMMVIVQTPDDAAYQFEHPAGGPTVIGPRWRECLGQLTYPRSCRFCFFEKGNYVDLAKRYRRYVMDTGQFVSLKEKIARQPIVKELIGTPQARVDILTNIKSDSLRYKKDDPSFNHHVNSFDDRAQELRGWKAEGIDHLLVVLTGWPREGYDRQHPDELPPAPEAGGWEGMKRLAETCHELGYLLSLHDQYRDYYTDAPSYDPQFAVHEADDSLPAKGFPGSRFGTWKEGPLPFMNNWDGGTQTYLNNRFMPGHLIKTYQWLIGHGIHPQGVYLDVFGYVPPDEDFNPQHPCTRTEAMRARALCFNWSRNHLGFVGTEAGCDWTIPYVDCVSSMSVPTGRYISVPLFNLVYHDAVMTPYAVVQATRSNQRPAASGEPHKLELRGFLNGGMPQLGPIESLTPDELAAARRLSALHQRVALLEMVNHEFLDDKFRKERTTFADGTTVTVDWDANTVKIMPDLDESKAP, translated from the coding sequence ATGTTGCAACTCGCTGCAGGGTTATTCGGTCACTTATCCGTGGTCCTGTGCCTGTCAATGTCGGCTTGGGCCGACGATGCTCAGCCGCCCTTGGCCGGCGTCGACAACACGGCTCAAGCTCCGGCCGCTAATTCAGCAGGTGCTGCCGCCAAAGCTCCGACTCAGGAGGAAATGTTCCAATCGCAGGATCAGCATGTGAAGCCGAAAATGGAAGTCGATGCTTCGGGATTAACGCCGCAGCAGATTTCCGCGAAGAAATTTCCGCGGTCGGAGTGGGGAGCGCCGGAAGTGGCCGTTGCGCACGAGGCAGATAATTGGATCCTGAAGGGGAAAAAACGCACCGTCACGCTCAACGCCAAAAACTTGGCAATGGAAATTTCCGCTGGGGCCAACGTTTGGAAAATGTTGCCCAGCCGCGCCGCAGATTTGCTAATCAAGGTGCAGGGCGTGGCTGATGCTCTGCATTTGGCCGATGCAGAGAACATCGACATTGTGCCGTACGACACCGGCTTCAAAACGGGCGTAAAAATCATCCTCAGCAACTGGAAAGGCACACATGGTCCTGTGGACCTGAAATTGTACTGCACAGTAGCGCTGGAGGGCGCCGACGAAGAATTGGTGTGCGAAGTAGCCGCCGACGAGCAGCAAGCCAAGATTTGGCAGTTGGATTGGCCTGGGGCGCTGGATGGCAGCGAGGTTGATTTTACGGTGCTGAGCAATGGTCGCGGGGCCTTGCTGCCGCGGAACTGGCCCAAGCCATATTTTCCCATTCGCGCCACCAACCCCGACGGCACCATCAAGCCAAGCGATACCAGTGAGGTTCAAAGCAACGTGATTGAAAGCTGGTCGATGTCGTGGTGGGGCTTCCAGAAAGGGCCGGCTGCGATGATGGTCATCGTCCAAACCCCAGACGACGCGGCCTATCAATTCGAGCATCCCGCTGGCGGACCCACGGTCATCGGTCCACGTTGGCGGGAGTGCTTGGGCCAGCTCACTTATCCCCGTAGCTGCCGATTTTGTTTTTTCGAAAAAGGCAATTACGTTGATCTGGCAAAGCGCTATCGCCGTTATGTGATGGATACGGGCCAGTTCGTGTCGCTAAAGGAAAAAATTGCCCGACAACCGATCGTGAAGGAATTAATCGGCACGCCGCAAGCGCGGGTAGACATTTTGACGAACATCAAGTCGGACAGTTTGCGTTACAAAAAAGATGATCCCAGCTTCAATCATCATGTCAATTCGTTCGACGATCGCGCCCAGGAGTTGCGCGGCTGGAAAGCGGAGGGAATTGACCACTTGCTGGTCGTTCTCACTGGCTGGCCCCGGGAAGGCTACGACCGGCAGCATCCCGATGAATTGCCTCCCGCGCCGGAAGCCGGGGGCTGGGAAGGGATGAAACGGCTGGCGGAAACATGTCATGAGCTAGGCTATTTGCTCAGCCTGCACGATCAATATCGAGATTACTATACCGACGCTCCCTCCTACGATCCGCAGTTTGCGGTTCACGAGGCAGACGATTCGCTACCGGCCAAGGGCTTCCCCGGCTCGCGGTTTGGCACGTGGAAGGAAGGGCCGCTGCCCTTCATGAACAATTGGGATGGCGGCACGCAAACGTATTTGAACAATCGGTTCATGCCGGGGCATTTGATCAAGACCTACCAGTGGCTCATCGGCCACGGCATTCATCCGCAGGGAGTTTATCTCGACGTTTTCGGCTACGTGCCTCCCGATGAAGATTTCAATCCGCAACATCCTTGCACGCGCACCGAAGCGATGCGGGCCCGGGCGCTATGCTTCAACTGGTCGCGGAATCACCTAGGATTTGTGGGCACGGAAGCGGGCTGCGATTGGACCATTCCCTACGTGGATTGCGTTTCGTCCATGTCTGTGCCGACGGGCCGTTATATATCGGTGCCGCTATTCAATTTGGTGTATCATGACGCGGTCATGACTCCCTACGCAGTTGTCCAAGCGACGCGGTCCAATCAACGGCCGGCCGCTTCCGGCGAACCGCACAAGCTGGAGCTGCGCGGATTTCTCAACGGAGGAATGCCGCAACTGGGGCCCATCGAAAGCCTAACCCCAGACGAGTTGGCCGCGGCGCGCCGTCTGAGTGCGCTGCACCAACGGGTGGCGTTGCTGGAAATGGTAAATCACGAATTTTTGGACGATAAGTTTCGCAAGGAGCGAACCACCTTTGCCGACGGGACCACGGTGACGGTCGACTGGGACGCCAATACCGTGAAAATTATGCCCGATTTGGACGAATCGAAAGCGCCCTAG
- a CDS encoding glycoside hydrolase family 97 catalytic domain-containing protein → MRGNIATPWRAVIVGHDLNALVNSDLVSNLCPPPDPLLFPQGIATDWIKPGRAVWRYLDGHGDDNYKDAKEFSRMAGQLGFEYNVIEGYWNRWTDDQIKELVEYSKQQGVELFVWVHSKDLRDPQVRQELFKKCHTLGIAGLKIDFFDHEAKEVIDLYQAILKESAENQLLVNFHGSNKPTGEPRTWPNEINREAIRGMESRSVPDRAGHDTTLPFTRFLAGHADYTPVLFTERRGNTTWTHQLATAAVFTAPLLTYASNPKTLLESPALPLIQSIPPVWDNTIVLPMSEIGRCAAFARRRGDTWFLAILNGSEARTIQVPLSFLPQADYHVFLAKDKADQPADFQIEERSVKPGDQMSIEMNAGGGFIARFSKDR, encoded by the coding sequence GTGCGTGGAAACATTGCCACGCCGTGGCGGGCCGTCATCGTCGGCCACGATTTGAACGCGCTGGTCAACAGCGACTTGGTTTCCAATTTGTGTCCGCCGCCTGATCCACTACTTTTTCCCCAGGGCATCGCCACGGATTGGATCAAACCCGGCCGGGCCGTGTGGCGCTATCTCGACGGCCACGGCGATGATAACTATAAAGACGCCAAAGAATTCTCTCGCATGGCCGGTCAGCTCGGCTTCGAATACAACGTGATCGAAGGCTATTGGAATCGTTGGACGGACGATCAAATCAAGGAACTGGTCGAATACAGCAAACAGCAAGGGGTAGAGCTGTTTGTGTGGGTGCATTCCAAGGACCTCCGCGACCCACAAGTGCGACAGGAGCTATTCAAAAAATGTCACACGCTGGGCATTGCGGGTCTGAAAATCGATTTCTTCGACCACGAGGCGAAAGAAGTCATCGATCTGTATCAGGCCATTCTCAAAGAATCGGCTGAAAATCAGTTGCTGGTGAACTTCCACGGGAGCAATAAGCCCACCGGCGAACCGCGCACCTGGCCCAACGAAATTAATCGGGAAGCCATTCGCGGCATGGAATCGCGCAGCGTGCCAGACCGCGCGGGCCACGATACCACTCTTCCGTTTACCCGCTTTCTGGCCGGCCACGCCGATTATACGCCCGTGCTGTTTACCGAGCGCCGGGGCAACACCACCTGGACCCATCAACTGGCCACGGCCGCCGTGTTCACCGCGCCGTTGCTCACCTATGCGTCCAACCCGAAAACGCTGCTGGAGAGCCCGGCCTTACCGCTGATTCAAAGCATTCCGCCGGTGTGGGACAATACCATCGTGCTGCCGATGTCCGAAATTGGTCGGTGCGCCGCCTTTGCACGCCGCCGGGGCGATACTTGGTTCTTGGCCATCCTCAATGGCTCCGAGGCTCGCACCATCCAAGTTCCACTTTCGTTTCTTCCGCAGGCCGATTATCACGTGTTCCTAGCCAAAGACAAAGCCGATCAGCCGGCCGATTTCCAAATCGAGGAGCGATCGGTCAAACCTGGCGACCAAATGTCGATTGAAATGAACGCCGGTGGAGGCTTCATCGCCCGATTTTCCAAAGATCGCTGA
- a CDS encoding glycoside hydrolase family 97 N-terminal domain-containing protein produces MAVAAALIANACPTAGWADPLLQLASPDDAVHFQILQDAGHLIYTATFHNQPVIERSALVMTIDNVKLTDDVELVQSKPYEVNDTYPYRGVHSQAVNHCRGATLSLRHQPSNTPFTLEARAYNDGIAFRFIVPTDKQDARVPDEDSVFMLPGGCTVWHHALEGHYEATYQKHDVDELTSGEWLAPPVTCQLPGGAGYAVVTEAALSNYPGMALQADGHRGLHVVLGHSIPFPIPTSCAITKRISRGCKPRPPCVETLPRRGGPSSSATI; encoded by the coding sequence ATGGCTGTGGCTGCCGCGCTGATAGCCAACGCCTGTCCAACAGCCGGCTGGGCCGACCCGTTGTTGCAATTGGCAAGTCCCGACGATGCCGTCCACTTTCAGATTTTGCAGGATGCCGGACATTTAATCTACACCGCCACTTTCCACAACCAGCCGGTGATCGAACGCTCCGCATTGGTCATGACCATCGACAACGTCAAGCTCACCGACGATGTTGAACTGGTCCAGAGCAAGCCCTACGAAGTTAACGACACCTATCCTTACCGGGGCGTCCATTCGCAAGCCGTCAATCATTGCCGGGGCGCCACGCTGTCGCTCAGGCACCAACCCAGCAATACCCCGTTCACTCTGGAAGCGCGGGCATACAACGACGGCATTGCTTTCCGTTTTATTGTTCCCACGGACAAACAAGATGCCCGCGTTCCAGATGAAGACAGTGTCTTTATGCTTCCTGGCGGATGCACCGTTTGGCATCACGCTCTTGAAGGGCATTACGAAGCCACGTATCAAAAACACGACGTGGACGAGCTGACCTCCGGCGAGTGGTTGGCCCCGCCTGTAACATGCCAGCTTCCCGGCGGCGCAGGATACGCCGTCGTCACCGAGGCTGCGCTGTCCAATTATCCCGGCATGGCGCTTCAGGCCGATGGGCACCGCGGGCTTCACGTCGTCCTGGGCCATAGCATCCCATTTCCCATCCCTACGAGTTGCGCTATAACAAAGCGGATATCGCGCGGGTGCAAACCCCGGCCACCGTGCGTGGAAACATTGCCACGCCGTGGCGGGCCGTCATCGTCGGCCACGATTTGA